The following proteins are co-located in the Lusitaniella coriacea LEGE 07157 genome:
- a CDS encoding peptidoglycan-binding protein, producing the protein MEGLGYTQSYASYEETMGIEYELPEIALKMPNSTGLTLLGVGVLLAALSGTNPAFALRVKTNGSCLNARTGPGTHYPSQLCVRNGATLLPVVKRSGSWLKLSSGRWIYGPWTTTGGAGKGTGGTALIRPGSRNAKARAIQNQLIAKGYSVGPTGADGVYGNKTTYAVRRFQAKNGLLVDGIAGPKTLRALGLSI; encoded by the coding sequence ATGGAAGGACTGGGCTACACTCAATCCTACGCTTCTTACGAAGAAACAATGGGAATTGAGTACGAATTGCCAGAAATTGCCCTGAAGATGCCCAACTCCACGGGGTTGACCTTGCTTGGCGTTGGCGTGTTGCTCGCTGCTTTGAGTGGAACAAATCCGGCATTTGCCTTGCGGGTAAAAACTAACGGCAGTTGCCTTAACGCGCGCACGGGGCCGGGAACCCACTATCCCTCACAACTCTGCGTCCGGAATGGCGCAACGCTGCTTCCTGTGGTTAAGCGAAGCGGTTCGTGGTTGAAGCTTTCGAGCGGTCGTTGGATTTATGGTCCTTGGACGACAACAGGGGGTGCTGGAAAAGGAACGGGGGGAACGGCTTTAATCCGTCCTGGTTCTCGCAACGCGAAAGCTCGCGCCATTCAAAATCAGTTGATAGCGAAAGGCTATTCCGTTGGTCCAACGGGTGCGGATGGGGTGTACGGTAATAAAACAACCTATGCAGTCCGTCGCTTCCAAGCTAAAAATGGTTTACTCGTCGATGGTATTGCGGGCCCCAAAACCCTTCGCGCTTTGGGACTTTCGATCTAA
- a CDS encoding class II glutamine amidotransferase domain-containing protein, giving the protein MCRNVNVFLSPLKIEYFFFTKDRTNNRYQIRPREVVQADLRDRIAYITGLTEDCSKKSTKAGYDAAGMAIGTVSVEPIWALLEGYNNNNGGLSPSEMNDVARKIQEQAATRVRVSRDGGDLLKTWDALLERVSLQDTEFLTNWETHVRQASQGDMYSQSNAHPHQERLTRRKCRLYQLAPEGSMIYSEQERTEGESLFFDTHNGDINDAARYKRFLSYEGFRFTSNSDSCIEPALKRFLYEHLQGNSLAGALHRLAYIDPDYLKNDTAVIDSSGHIGGYFVGEEFAHQTLTVQTQGVQIHFLKDGKTIQTFTQHGFLRDNQLSRASEKIAELLKLADRLLQANATLVTVAAALVARILEYSNPKNKFTFQSFTPLGKPKAGLLGGGTYTMVRGGTERGGEEGGEIIFYIPKPYDIRNYNRVAFLSASEENALKEQISLLNPDALAAGRLDIAHKSAQEITFLSDLKATAYITEGVAPIYDVLPGELVEVTADGEVRLFNIYRGEEIPLVAIDPKGKQNESDYSVRHERLAPLKVFQIAYRDLEDRPIPCPYNKYGEEIIVIQPLALRKNTEKLFVADAEGKMRLRVGEKGIGLTMGTQDETLRRDRIKNLNQIVTGAAGTSFLINMIAGNLARKLCLNTLPIINLDGFTGSDTIPPSVGANTLFIANSNSGGTSDTIKLTHELSSLPSVVNRIEAEVQRRDPKLAETIVAKSRLEEVNELLQPDTHREDLPAHLQEFIATQTPWIYVVTNIEASALGNIGRGLDLSIQPAAGAGITNLPEEECVGSTFAAMASLQWQVALHAYIGEVRGDISAEYASQVYEELSRLPEIVEQIVSDGDAIAEIKEMCHELVGGNFDFVYTGYLDGVPEEQAHKAAEMIQEMFAGWHFFQFQHGKYAHMKRRTRHTLGSILGHNVPPPSWPFFNARAIKSASEIGPRVATSFFIAHESDREILQSIPDYAPDFIFTYPADSIALYPFQVIIISHLISYFWGLKKKEIARKIEGWNQPFVDILLKTDRERITLPDLLRPQVEAHAQKALRELLEMCATTHYFDRVEGQRKMAIVQALSLLAGEGIGDRATYQTGGFLNSTIQSIPLSERYAPQHPIDDEAYLSVLKDLALELSNGEQAKQLSDRFLVDEDGMTCLNKVEVPRPRDRARSVYECDYLAEYEGLGTFYDVEPVHPPKIAKAKKGWL; this is encoded by the coding sequence ATGTGCCGAAACGTCAATGTTTTTCTTAGCCCCCTCAAAATCGAATACTTCTTTTTTACCAAAGATCGAACCAATAATCGCTACCAAATTCGCCCCAGGGAAGTGGTTCAAGCAGATTTGCGCGATCGCATCGCCTACATTACCGGATTAACAGAAGATTGCTCTAAAAAAAGCACAAAAGCGGGCTACGATGCCGCAGGAATGGCGATTGGAACTGTTTCAGTCGAACCTATTTGGGCGCTGTTGGAAGGATACAACAATAACAATGGTGGTTTATCGCCCTCGGAAATGAACGATGTTGCTCGCAAAATCCAAGAACAAGCTGCGACGCGGGTGAGGGTGTCTCGCGATGGCGGCGACTTGCTCAAAACCTGGGATGCACTGTTGGAGCGTGTCAGTCTCCAAGATACCGAATTCCTCACCAATTGGGAAACCCACGTTCGCCAAGCGTCCCAAGGGGATATGTATTCCCAGAGTAATGCCCATCCCCACCAAGAAAGGCTAACGCGCCGGAAGTGTCGTCTGTATCAACTTGCGCCGGAAGGCTCGATGATCTATTCCGAGCAAGAACGAACCGAGGGAGAAAGTCTCTTCTTCGATACCCACAATGGTGATATTAACGATGCAGCGCGCTACAAGCGCTTTTTGAGCTATGAAGGGTTTCGCTTCACCTCCAACTCAGACTCCTGCATTGAACCCGCACTGAAACGCTTCCTTTACGAACACCTCCAGGGTAATTCTCTAGCAGGCGCACTCCATCGCCTCGCGTACATCGACCCCGATTATTTGAAGAACGATACGGCGGTTATTGATAGTAGCGGACACATTGGCGGTTATTTTGTGGGGGAAGAGTTCGCGCACCAAACTCTAACAGTGCAAACTCAAGGGGTGCAAATTCATTTTCTCAAAGATGGGAAAACGATTCAAACCTTTACGCAACATGGGTTTTTGCGAGATAACCAACTGTCTCGCGCCAGCGAAAAAATTGCCGAGTTACTAAAGCTTGCCGATCGATTACTTCAAGCCAATGCAACCTTAGTCACCGTCGCGGCGGCGCTGGTGGCGCGTATTCTGGAATATTCAAACCCTAAAAATAAATTCACGTTCCAATCCTTTACCCCCCTCGGCAAACCGAAAGCGGGGTTGTTGGGCGGTGGAACCTATACAATGGTGCGCGGTGGAACGGAACGGGGAGGGGAAGAAGGGGGAGAAATTATTTTTTATATCCCCAAACCCTACGATATTCGCAACTATAACCGCGTGGCGTTTCTTTCTGCATCGGAGGAGAATGCCCTAAAGGAGCAAATCTCTTTATTAAATCCCGATGCGCTGGCGGCGGGAAGATTGGATATTGCTCACAAATCCGCACAAGAAATTACCTTTCTTTCCGATCTCAAGGCAACTGCTTATATCACCGAAGGTGTTGCCCCCATTTACGACGTGCTTCCGGGAGAATTGGTTGAGGTGACTGCTGATGGGGAGGTGAGATTATTTAATATTTATCGCGGCGAAGAAATTCCTTTGGTGGCAATCGATCCCAAGGGGAAACAGAACGAAAGCGATTATTCGGTGCGTCACGAACGCCTCGCGCCATTGAAGGTGTTTCAAATTGCCTATCGGGATTTGGAGGATCGCCCGATTCCTTGCCCGTACAACAAGTACGGGGAGGAGATTATTGTCATTCAACCCCTGGCGTTGCGGAAGAATACGGAAAAGTTGTTTGTCGCGGATGCGGAAGGGAAAATGCGCCTGCGAGTGGGAGAGAAGGGGATTGGTTTGACGATGGGAACTCAGGATGAGACGTTGCGGCGCGATCGCATTAAAAACCTCAATCAAATTGTCACGGGGGCTGCGGGAACGTCTTTTTTAATCAATATGATTGCGGGGAATTTGGCGCGAAAGTTGTGTCTCAATACGCTCCCGATTATTAATCTCGATGGGTTCACCGGTTCCGATACAATTCCGCCTTCGGTGGGGGCAAATACGCTGTTTATTGCCAACTCCAATTCCGGCGGAACTTCCGATACGATTAAGCTCACTCATGAATTATCCAGCCTTCCTTCGGTGGTCAATCGCATTGAGGCGGAGGTGCAGCGACGCGATCCCAAATTAGCAGAAACGATTGTGGCGAAGTCGCGATTGGAGGAAGTTAACGAGTTATTGCAACCCGATACCCACCGGGAAGATTTACCCGCACACTTGCAGGAGTTTATTGCAACCCAAACGCCTTGGATTTATGTGGTGACGAATATTGAAGCGAGTGCCTTGGGAAATATTGGCAGGGGATTGGATTTAAGCATTCAACCCGCAGCAGGGGCAGGGATTACGAATTTGCCGGAGGAAGAGTGCGTGGGTTCGACGTTTGCGGCGATGGCTTCGTTGCAGTGGCAAGTGGCACTTCACGCTTATATTGGGGAGGTTCGGGGGGATATTTCTGCTGAGTATGCGTCCCAGGTGTATGAGGAGTTGTCCCGCTTACCGGAGATTGTCGAACAAATTGTCAGCGACGGGGACGCGATCGCGGAAATCAAGGAAATGTGCCATGAATTAGTGGGAGGAAATTTCGATTTTGTCTATACGGGATACTTGGATGGGGTTCCCGAAGAACAGGCGCACAAAGCAGCAGAGATGATTCAGGAAATGTTCGCCGGGTGGCATTTCTTCCAATTCCAACACGGCAAATACGCTCACATGAAACGCCGCACGCGCCATACATTAGGCTCCATTTTAGGTCACAACGTCCCGCCACCGAGTTGGCCCTTTTTCAATGCCCGCGCTATCAAATCTGCTAGCGAAATTGGACCCCGCGTGGCAACTTCGTTCTTTATTGCCCACGAAAGCGATCGCGAAATTCTCCAATCCATTCCCGATTACGCCCCGGATTTCATCTTCACCTACCCGGCAGACAGCATCGCCCTCTATCCCTTTCAGGTGATTATTATCAGCCATTTGATTTCCTATTTTTGGGGATTGAAAAAGAAGGAAATTGCCCGAAAAATTGAAGGGTGGAATCAACCGTTCGTGGATATTTTATTAAAAACCGATCGCGAAAGAATTACTCTCCCCGACCTGCTGCGTCCCCAGGTGGAAGCCCATGCCCAAAAGGCTTTGCGGGAATTGTTGGAAATGTGCGCCACAACCCATTACTTCGATCGCGTGGAAGGACAGCGCAAAATGGCAATCGTGCAAGCCCTCTCCCTCCTCGCTGGGGAAGGCATTGGCGATCGCGCCACCTACCAAACCGGGGGATTTTTAAACAGTACCATCCAATCGATTCCCTTGAGCGAACGCTACGCCCCCCAACACCCCATCGACGACGAAGCCTATTTAAGCGTATTGAAAGATTTAGCCTTGGAATTGAGTAATGGGGAGCAGGCAAAGCAATTGAGCGACCGCTTTTTGGTGGACGAAGACGGAATGACCTGCTTGAATAAAGTTGAAGTTCCCAGACCGCGCGATCGCGCCCGATCCGTTTACGAATGCGATTATCTCGCAGAATACGAAGGATTGGGAACCTTCTACGACGTTGAACCCGTTCACCCCCCAAAAATTGCCAAAGCGAAAAAGGGGTGGTTGTAG
- a CDS encoding DUF6335 family protein codes for MANTNFPDANHSSNDRVPSPDSENEEVLLSDIIDSESANLILEDVADREAEVGQLIERFKGSGMGRASVTGGDPDDDLYQAEVVGEEAVGGQTPTPDQSVTEELLHAMGISSVDGEPVGTMKKFMKRDRGRWELDPQSSEDYDEHGKS; via the coding sequence ATGGCAAATACAAATTTTCCAGATGCTAATCATTCTTCAAACGATCGCGTTCCTTCACCGGATAGTGAAAATGAGGAAGTGTTGTTGTCGGATATTATTGACAGTGAAAGTGCCAATCTGATTTTGGAAGATGTGGCAGATCGCGAGGCGGAAGTCGGACAATTGATCGAACGATTTAAAGGATCGGGAATGGGTCGCGCGAGCGTCACCGGAGGCGATCCGGACGACGATTTGTATCAAGCCGAGGTGGTAGGAGAAGAAGCAGTTGGCGGACAAACTCCTACGCCAGATCAAAGTGTTACCGAGGAATTGCTGCACGCGATGGGAATCTCTTCAGTGGACGGGGAACCCGTGGGAACGATGAAAAAATTCATGAAGCGCGATCGCGGACGTTGGGAACTCGACCCTCAATCCTCAGAAGATTACGACGAACATGGCAAAAGTTGA
- a CDS encoding (2Fe-2S) ferredoxin domain-containing protein: MDETPELTQKQRVMICQNNSCLERGSKQVLEAFQTANLPPHIKAVGCDCQGQCNLGPTVRVVPEETWYSRVQAEDVSAIVEDHLKGGNRVMAKLHPRIHPRYAF, translated from the coding sequence ATGGATGAAACCCCCGAATTGACCCAAAAACAGCGCGTTATGATTTGCCAGAATAACTCTTGTTTGGAGAGAGGGTCAAAACAGGTCTTAGAAGCTTTTCAAACTGCCAATCTCCCCCCCCATATTAAAGCTGTCGGTTGCGATTGCCAGGGACAGTGCAACCTCGGTCCAACAGTTCGCGTCGTGCCAGAAGAAACCTGGTATAGCCGCGTGCAAGCCGAAGATGTCTCCGCGATTGTTGAAGACCACTTAAAAGGCGGAAACCGCGTGATGGCAAAGCTTCACCCCCGCATTCATCCCCGCTACGCATTTTGA
- a CDS encoding CHAT domain-containing protein, translated as MRVIRISQLLFLAGTGILGFEPNLALAQPILPAADGTGTTLTIDGTQYNITGGSLSSDGANLFHSFEQFGLDANQIANFLSTPQLQNILGRVVGGDPSIINGLIQVTGGNPNLYLMNPSGIIFGSDSSLNVPADFFATTATGIGFGDNNWFNAFGSNDYANLIGNPAQFAFDLAQPGVIINAGELSLEAGKNLTLLGGTVVNTGTLTTSEGRITLSSVPGSSLVRISQPGSLLNLEIEPPRDLQGNILSFSALDLPTLLTNADVETGLNLNPDNSVTLSDSGTIIPTVRGTTIVSGNLDVSSAQIGSEINILGEQVGLFNGNLNASGSNGGGNVRIGGDYQGQGSIPNAERTFISQDSTINANSLQEGNGGRVIVWGNDTTQFLGTIAARGGALSGDGGFVEVSGLEFLDFRGEVDTLAPNGTTGTLLLDPTSISIIDGAGSFSDLTQVDAFSNPDIPPNTISAALLNSATSNIVLQAGDIYFNGTVNVTNPGVGITALANQKIDVNQSITTNGGDIRLIANADGIGADRLSVGNNINARGGNIVLSGDGADGGNNKRGLQIAQNSTISTMGDGNITMTGTGGDGGNNNQGIRVDGTVRTENGDISLNGTGNGAGTNNQGILVRSTGLVETTGEGAINLTGNGGNGTDFNQGIRVDGTVRTENGDISLNGTGNGAGTNNSGISLRDDATVEATGNGEIVLNGIGSPTGSANSEGIFVSGNSTIRGGDGEVVLRGTSTTNAGIRLQGSVEGRGSIDFEGIALNPQAGIVVQGGEIEGLGDGDVTLAANEIEFSGAPEISGGGALIMQPISEGLDVTVGGNIQDERLNLSANELDAVRGGFEEIIIGREDGSGTITVVEDVTFEDPVTLRASGNSSSIDAAGVSIDGSRLRAIAGDTINLGSLNLSGDLDAIAQGDIEVSTINTQGGNVEITTNGFFRATGSFTSSNGVDASIANQNGNITIRHGGNGVMPFEIGNAATNGTVAAITSGTFTIAPVQSFPFSHQEGNIAIISVDAPPPPPIKPPPPNLPTVSQNTTVPDAPTVLSDTPTSIVLELLRSLATDMNTSSDSGNAVSVSLSSFNSGGGGSFAAIVGAVDESLSKAFGDYLGLGSVPKTNGQEALQKMRDLEAATGVKPALIYAIFVPDTPNKSQSLLSIEGENPEKPTDLLEVILVTSSGEPFRHKVGVTREEVINIANTFRTFVTNPRRPKGYLSPAQQMYQWLVAPLEEDLQEQGIENLVFVMDTGLRSIPIAALHDGDGFIVERYSMGLMPSLSLTNLNYQDIRDRTVLAMGAEEFGDGKTLPAAAEEVKLIAEELWEGDSFLNEDFTLENLRGARDRVPYGIIHLATHGEFREGKPSNSYIQLGDSQLTLDQLRTLGWHDPPVELLILSACRTALGDEEAELGFAGLAVLAGVKTAMGSLWSVSDAGTLGLMTTFYEQLKEVPIKSEALRRAQLAMLLGEVRMENGELTTPDGNFPLPPELRELGNIDLSHPYYWSGFTAIGNPW; from the coding sequence ATGCGTGTTATCCGGATATCTCAATTACTGTTTCTTGCAGGAACAGGTATTTTAGGATTTGAACCAAATCTTGCTCTCGCACAACCCATCCTCCCCGCAGCAGATGGTACGGGAACAACACTCACCATTGATGGCACTCAATACAACATTACCGGAGGCAGTCTTTCCAGCGATGGGGCAAATTTATTCCACAGTTTCGAGCAATTTGGACTCGATGCCAACCAAATCGCCAACTTTCTCTCCACGCCACAACTTCAGAATATTTTAGGACGAGTTGTTGGGGGCGATCCTTCTATTATCAACGGATTAATTCAAGTCACCGGAGGCAATCCCAACCTCTACCTAATGAACCCCTCCGGAATAATCTTCGGTTCGGATTCTAGCTTAAACGTTCCCGCAGACTTCTTTGCCACCACCGCTACAGGAATTGGTTTTGGCGATAATAACTGGTTCAACGCCTTTGGCAGCAACGATTATGCCAACCTAATTGGGAACCCCGCTCAATTCGCCTTCGATCTCGCACAGCCAGGAGTCATTATCAATGCAGGAGAATTATCCCTCGAAGCGGGAAAGAATCTAACCCTTTTGGGGGGAACTGTCGTCAACACGGGAACCCTAACCACATCGGAAGGAAGAATTACCCTCAGTTCTGTTCCCGGAAGCAGTTTGGTGAGAATTTCCCAACCGGGGAGTTTATTGAACTTGGAAATCGAACCGCCGAGGGATTTACAGGGCAATATTCTTTCTTTTTCTGCTCTGGATTTACCCACATTATTGACCAATGCAGACGTTGAAACGGGGTTAAACCTCAATCCCGACAATAGCGTAACCTTGAGCGATTCTGGCACAATAATTCCTACAGTAAGGGGAACCACAATCGTTTCGGGCAATCTGGATGTTTCCTCAGCTCAAATAGGGAGCGAAATTAACATTCTTGGGGAACAAGTGGGACTTTTTAATGGCAATCTCAACGCATCCGGGAGCAATGGTGGCGGAAATGTGCGAATTGGGGGAGATTATCAAGGACAAGGGAGTATCCCCAACGCAGAACGCACTTTTATCAGTCAAGATTCTACGATTAATGCGAATTCCCTCCAGGAAGGGAATGGCGGACGAGTGATTGTTTGGGGGAATGATACCACTCAATTTTTAGGTACGATTGCCGCTCGCGGCGGCGCGCTTTCAGGAGATGGCGGTTTTGTGGAAGTGTCGGGTTTGGAATTCTTGGATTTTCGCGGAGAGGTAGATACCCTCGCACCCAATGGCACAACCGGAACGCTACTGCTCGATCCCACCTCAATTAGTATTATTGATGGGGCGGGTTCCTTTTCCGATTTAACTCAAGTCGATGCCTTCTCAAATCCCGATATACCGCCCAATACGATTAGTGCAGCATTGCTCAATAGCGCAACATCCAATATTGTGCTGCAAGCGGGTGATATTTATTTCAATGGAACCGTTAATGTTACCAATCCAGGGGTTGGAATAACCGCCCTTGCTAACCAAAAAATCGATGTGAACCAGAGCATTACCACGAATGGGGGCGATATTAGGCTGATTGCTAATGCAGACGGGATTGGGGCAGATCGTTTAAGTGTTGGTAACAACATTAATGCCAGGGGAGGCAATATTGTCCTCAGTGGCGATGGTGCTGATGGGGGAAATAATAAGCGCGGACTCCAGATTGCTCAAAATAGTACTATCTCAACAATGGGTGATGGAAACATTACCATGACGGGAACTGGGGGAGATGGGGGGAATAACAATCAGGGAATTCGGGTTGATGGAACCGTTCGTACGGAAAATGGCGATATTAGCCTAAATGGGACGGGAAATGGTGCGGGAACGAACAATCAAGGAATTTTGGTGAGATCGACGGGTTTGGTTGAAACGACTGGGGAAGGAGCCATTAACCTCACTGGAAATGGAGGAAATGGAACTGATTTTAATCAGGGAATTCGGGTTGATGGAACCGTTCGTACGGAAAATGGCGATATTAGCCTAAATGGGACGGGAAATGGTGCGGGAACGAACAATAGTGGTATTTCCCTGAGAGATGATGCAACGGTTGAGGCGACGGGGAATGGAGAGATCGTGCTAAATGGCATCGGGAGTCCAACGGGAAGCGCAAATAGCGAAGGAATTTTTGTAAGCGGGAACAGCACGATTCGCGGGGGAGATGGCGAGGTTGTTTTGAGGGGGACGAGTACGACGAATGCGGGGATTCGGTTGCAAGGGTCTGTTGAAGGACGGGGAAGTATCGATTTCGAGGGGATTGCTCTCAATCCCCAAGCAGGGATTGTGGTTCAGGGGGGAGAAATTGAAGGTTTGGGGGATGGGGATGTCACCCTTGCTGCGAATGAAATCGAGTTTTCGGGTGCGCCGGAAATTAGCGGAGGTGGGGCGTTAATTATGCAACCGATCTCTGAGGGGTTGGATGTGACGGTGGGGGGAAATATTCAGGACGAGCGTTTGAATTTGAGTGCGAATGAATTGGATGCAGTGCGCGGGGGGTTTGAGGAAATTATTATCGGACGGGAAGATGGGAGCGGGACAATAACGGTTGTTGAGGATGTAACGTTTGAAGATCCGGTAACGTTGCGGGCTTCGGGGAATTCCAGTTCGATTGATGCTGCGGGGGTTTCGATCGATGGCTCTCGGTTGCGCGCGATCGCGGGAGATACAATCAACCTGGGTTCTCTCAATCTATCAGGGGATTTGGATGCCATTGCTCAAGGAGATATCGAAGTCAGCACTATTAATACCCAAGGGGGGAATGTCGAGATTACCACCAACGGATTTTTCCGCGCCACGGGCAGTTTTACCTCATCCAACGGCGTTGATGCAAGCATTGCAAACCAAAATGGCAATATAACCATCCGTCATGGCGGAAATGGCGTAATGCCCTTTGAAATTGGTAATGCTGCCACAAACGGCACAGTTGCGGCAATTACGAGTGGAACCTTTACCATCGCTCCCGTTCAATCCTTCCCCTTCTCCCATCAAGAAGGGAATATTGCCATTATCAGCGTGGATGCACCTCCCCCGCCTCCAATCAAGCCTCCCCCTCCCAATCTGCCCACTGTCTCGCAAAATACAACAGTCCCGGATGCACCAACGGTTTTATCTGATACGCCAACGTCAATTGTGCTAGAACTCCTACGAAGTTTGGCAACGGATATGAATACTTCTTCCGATTCTGGGAATGCAGTTAGCGTTTCGCTTTCCTCTTTCAATTCAGGGGGAGGCGGGAGTTTCGCGGCGATTGTGGGTGCGGTAGATGAGAGCCTCTCAAAGGCGTTTGGCGACTATCTGGGTTTGGGTAGCGTTCCAAAAACTAACGGTCAAGAAGCATTACAAAAAATGCGCGACTTGGAGGCGGCGACAGGGGTTAAACCGGCGTTGATTTATGCCATTTTTGTTCCCGATACGCCCAACAAAAGTCAATCTCTCCTTTCGATTGAAGGGGAAAACCCCGAAAAACCAACGGATCTTCTCGAAGTCATTTTGGTAACCTCTTCTGGGGAACCCTTTCGCCATAAGGTTGGGGTGACTCGCGAGGAAGTTATCAATATAGCAAACACTTTCCGCACCTTTGTGACAAACCCTCGTCGTCCCAAGGGATATCTTAGCCCAGCGCAGCAGATGTACCAGTGGTTGGTGGCACCGTTGGAGGAGGATTTACAAGAGCAGGGGATTGAGAACTTAGTTTTTGTAATGGATACGGGATTGCGTTCGATTCCCATTGCAGCCCTACACGATGGGGATGGGTTCATTGTCGAACGGTACAGTATGGGATTGATGCCCAGCTTGTCTCTGACGAATTTAAATTACCAGGATATTCGCGATCGCACGGTGTTGGCAATGGGTGCGGAGGAGTTTGGGGATGGAAAAACATTACCTGCGGCTGCGGAGGAAGTGAAGTTAATTGCGGAAGAATTGTGGGAGGGGGATTCTTTCCTCAATGAAGATTTTACCCTAGAGAATTTGAGAGGGGCGCGCGATCGCGTCCCCTACGGAATTATTCACTTGGCAACCCACGGAGAATTCCGAGAAGGTAAGCCCAGTAACTCTTACATCCAACTGGGAGACAGCCAACTTACCCTCGATCAATTGCGAACCTTGGGATGGCACGATCCTCCGGTGGAGTTGCTGATTCTGAGCGCTTGTCGCACCGCTCTTGGGGATGAGGAAGCGGAGTTGGGATTCGCCGGACTCGCAGTCCTGGCGGGGGTTAAGACTGCAATGGGCAGTTTGTGGTCTGTGAGCGATGCGGGAACGCTGGGATTAATGACTACTTTTTACGAACAGTTAAAGGAAGTTCCCATTAAGTCAGAGGCGTTGCGACGAGCGCAATTGGCAATGCTTCTAGGAGAAGTGCGGATGGAAAACGGAGAACTCACCACTCCGGATGGCAATTTCCCCTTACCGCCTGAATTGAGGGAATTGGGCAATATTGATTTGAGCCATCCCTATTATTGGAGTGGGTTTACCGCGATTGGAAATCCTTGGTAG
- a CDS encoding molybdenum cofactor biosynthesis protein MoaE, which yields MTLSSTLPLASQQNPEFRITFAPLSLDEVYRLADDPGNGAIALMSGTVRNQTDDKPTIFLEYQAYEPMALEIFRQIATDIRQQWSQVNRVAIHHRVGRLQIGEISVLVAVGCPHRAEAFAACRYAIDTLKHNAPIWKKEYWKDGSSQWVSIGACEQLSGTSC from the coding sequence ATGACGCTTTCCTCAACGCTTCCCCTCGCTTCTCAACAAAACCCAGAATTTCGCATTACCTTTGCTCCCCTCTCCCTTGATGAGGTCTACCGTTTGGCGGACGATCCGGGAAATGGCGCGATCGCGCTGATGAGTGGAACTGTGCGAAACCAAACTGACGACAAACCCACGATCTTTTTAGAGTACCAAGCCTACGAACCAATGGCACTCGAAATTTTCCGCCAAATCGCTACCGATATTCGCCAGCAATGGAGCCAAGTCAATCGCGTTGCGATCCATCATCGCGTTGGACGCTTACAAATTGGGGAAATCAGCGTATTGGTCGCTGTCGGCTGTCCCCACCGTGCCGAAGCCTTTGCCGCCTGTCGGTACGCGATCGATACCCTCAAACACAATGCTCCCATTTGGAAAAAAGAATATTGGAAGGATGGTTCGAGTCAATGGGTTAGTATCGGCGCTTGCGAGCAACTCTCAGGAACTTCTTGTTAA
- the prmA gene encoding 50S ribosomal protein L11 methyltransferase yields MSNSWWEFTIRCDPVIEDLVFWRLEQFGFKGSASEIKGDYLLLHSYLPQDRVELLDLAALSLWLHQDALALKFPLPQTQWQLIDEEDWASSWKQYWEPQEIGDRFLIYPAWLPPLETSERAVIRLDPGAAFGTGTHPTTQLCLESIEMRLSEEAEELVLADIGCGSGILSIGAILLGAKQVYGVDLDPLAVRAAINNGALNQIDPQQLIVQRGSINRLTQAGSPKFDGIFCNILAEVIIDLIPHMSAIAKPKCWGIFSGILLDQTKPIANTLEAHGWVVATLWKRGDWCCFNARRAE; encoded by the coding sequence ATGTCAAATAGTTGGTGGGAATTTACAATTCGCTGCGACCCAGTGATAGAAGATTTAGTCTTTTGGCGACTGGAACAATTTGGCTTCAAAGGAAGTGCCAGCGAAATAAAAGGCGACTATTTGCTGCTGCATTCGTATTTACCCCAAGATCGAGTTGAATTGCTCGATTTAGCTGCTTTATCTCTGTGGTTGCATCAAGATGCACTGGCGCTGAAGTTTCCACTCCCGCAAACCCAATGGCAATTAATTGATGAGGAAGATTGGGCGAGCAGTTGGAAACAGTATTGGGAACCCCAAGAAATTGGCGATCGCTTTCTGATTTATCCCGCTTGGCTTCCTCCCCTAGAAACGTCGGAACGAGCAGTGATTCGACTCGATCCCGGTGCGGCATTTGGCACGGGAACCCACCCCACGACTCAACTGTGTCTTGAATCGATTGAAATGCGCCTGAGCGAAGAGGCGGAAGAACTGGTGTTAGCAGATATTGGTTGCGGGTCGGGAATTTTATCGATTGGGGCAATTTTGTTGGGAGCAAAACAGGTTTACGGAGTCGATCTCGACCCTCTGGCGGTGCGAGCAGCTATTAACAATGGCGCGCTCAACCAGATCGATCCTCAGCAGTTAATCGTGCAGCGTGGCAGTATCAATCGTCTGACGCAAGCGGGGAGTCCAAAATTTGATGGTATTTTTTGTAATATTCTGGCTGAGGTGATTATCGATCTGATTCCTCACATGAGCGCGATCGCGAAACCGAAATGTTGGGGGATTTTTAGTGGAATTTTGCTCGATCAGACCAAACCCATTGCCAATACCCTCGAAGCTCACGGCTGGGTCGTTGCAACCCTTTGGAAGCGGGGGGATTGGTGTTGTTTTAACGCTAGAAGAGCGGAGTAA